The Triticum dicoccoides isolate Atlit2015 ecotype Zavitan chromosome 6A, WEW_v2.0, whole genome shotgun sequence genome has a window encoding:
- the LOC119314789 gene encoding uncharacterized protein LOC119314789 — protein sequence MAPAERSWHLGRFPADEVAPTETLHVMRLQRLRLRRAAEGCLDPITEEDDYAGTSSRSSTQDDDLVLAGSPSAHNSCSSTTVDLAQSRR from the coding sequence ATGGCCCCCGCCGAGAGATCCTGGCACCTCGGACGCTTCCCCGCGGACGAGGTGGCCCCGACGGAGACCCTCCACGTCATGCGCCTGCAGcggctccgcctccgccgcgcggCGGAGGGATGCCTCGACCCCATCACCGAGGAGGACGACTACGCTGGCACCAGCAGCAGAAGCAGCACCCAAGACGACGACCTCGTCCTCGCAGGCTCACCCAGCGCACACAACAGCTGCAGCAGTACCACCGTCGACCTTGCCCAAAGTCGCCGCTGA